One segment of Corynebacterium atrinae DNA contains the following:
- a CDS encoding globin, with protein sequence MSQSLYDAVGGDATFTRLAAGFYEQVRTDDILGPMYPEDDWEGAENRLKWFLAQYWGGPTTFNEQRGAPMLRRRHQEFPVDRAAAIRWLDLMENSLAQIDEETIPPAHRHAIWDHMQRVAAMLINQPDPGTPPAQVH encoded by the coding sequence ATGAGTCAATCGCTTTACGACGCCGTCGGTGGCGATGCCACCTTCACCCGCCTGGCCGCAGGCTTCTACGAGCAGGTCCGCACCGACGACATCCTCGGGCCGATGTACCCCGAGGATGACTGGGAGGGCGCCGAAAACCGCCTCAAGTGGTTCCTCGCCCAGTATTGGGGCGGGCCGACCACGTTCAATGAGCAGCGTGGGGCACCGATGTTGCGGCGGCGCCACCAAGAGTTTCCCGTCGACCGGGCCGCGGCCATTCGTTGGCTCGATCTTATGGAGAATTCGCTAGCCCAGATCGACGAGGAGACCATTCCGCCCGCCCACCGGCATGCGATCTGGGATCACATGCAGCGGGTCGCGGCGATGCTGATTAATCAGCCAGATCCGGGAACACCGCCCGCACAGGTTCACTGA
- a CDS encoding cystathionine gamma-synthase: MNNGFSTASIHAGYDPDGLYGSINTPIYASTTFAQNGLNELRGGFEYTRCGNPTIDALEKTIAALEGASHCRAFSSGMAATDVILRILLRPGDHLILGHDAYGGTWRLIDEAYGAWGVEYTVVDTTDVAAVEAAVQDNTKLIWLETPSNPALSVTDIAAVASIKGDAALVVDNTFASPYLQQPLALGADHVLHSTTKYLGGHSDVVGGAVVTNDPTLDEQLLWFQGGVGPVPSVFDAYLTARGIKTLAVRMDRHCDNAEAVAAHLEAADVVASVLYPGLPSHPGHEVAKAQMKRFGGMISVRFHSEDAARAFCVNTTLICLAESLGGVESLLEHPATMTHQSATGSQLEVPRDLVRISVGIEDIEDLLADIDVALEAARAVER; encoded by the coding sequence ATGAACAACGGTTTCTCAACCGCCTCGATCCACGCCGGCTACGACCCCGATGGCCTCTACGGCTCCATCAACACTCCGATCTATGCGTCGACTACCTTCGCCCAGAACGGCCTCAATGAACTTCGCGGCGGCTTCGAATACACCCGCTGCGGCAACCCCACCATTGACGCCCTTGAAAAGACCATCGCCGCGCTCGAAGGGGCCAGCCATTGCCGAGCATTCTCCTCCGGCATGGCCGCCACCGACGTCATCCTGCGCATTCTCCTTCGCCCCGGTGACCACCTCATCCTCGGCCACGATGCCTACGGCGGAACCTGGCGTCTCATCGACGAAGCTTACGGAGCGTGGGGGGTGGAATACACCGTCGTTGACACCACCGACGTTGCCGCCGTCGAAGCCGCCGTGCAGGACAACACCAAGCTCATCTGGCTAGAAACGCCCTCCAACCCGGCGCTCTCGGTCACCGATATTGCCGCCGTAGCCTCCATTAAGGGCGACGCCGCTTTGGTAGTGGACAACACCTTCGCCTCCCCCTACCTGCAGCAACCCCTTGCCCTGGGCGCGGACCACGTGTTGCATTCCACGACGAAGTACCTCGGCGGGCATTCCGATGTCGTCGGGGGAGCGGTGGTCACCAACGACCCCACCCTCGACGAGCAGCTGTTGTGGTTCCAGGGTGGCGTAGGCCCCGTCCCCTCCGTCTTCGACGCCTACCTCACCGCTCGCGGCATCAAAACCCTGGCCGTTCGCATGGATCGCCACTGTGACAACGCCGAAGCCGTGGCCGCGCACCTGGAGGCGGCCGACGTCGTGGCCAGCGTCCTCTACCCGGGTTTGCCCTCCCACCCGGGACACGAGGTAGCCAAAGCCCAGATGAAGCGTTTCGGCGGCATGATCTCGGTGCGCTTCCACTCTGAGGACGCCGCCCGCGCCTTCTGCGTCAACACCACCCTCATCTGTCTGGCTGAGTCCCTCGGAGGGGTGGAATCCCTCCTCGAACATCCCGCGACGATGACCCATCAATCGGCCACGGGCTCGCAGTTGGAGGTGCCGCGCGATCTAGTGCGCATCTCCGTTGGAATCGAAGACATTGAGGATCTCCTCGCGGACATCGATGTCGCCCTGGAGGCGGCACGGGCGGTGGAGCGCTAG
- a CDS encoding mechanosensitive ion channel family protein, whose protein sequence is MNMETTRQTLNTWWSEPATQSWLIEKPLHILLTLLVASVAHWLLRRLIDRLARHNATTKISLPKIAGTLTRRPREEADSSAQAEALRQTQEARRVTRIRTLSDVAKSAAAILVWSWAVLAILSTLGVNVAPIIASAGVVGVALGFGAQSLVKDFLSGIFMLLEDQYGVGDTVDVGNGITGEVEEVTLRVTTLRDIDGTLWYVRNGEILRVGNFSDEFSIARIQVPIGLSNDTDKAADVILASAKKAVADPAISDFVLGDPTFNGITDVAPDHLSLRLSVKTLPAKQWTVQRRLLSQTLSDMQAAGISTPYPHGIGGFKVEP, encoded by the coding sequence ATGAACATGGAAACAACAAGGCAGACCTTAAACACCTGGTGGAGCGAGCCGGCGACGCAATCATGGCTGATTGAGAAGCCGTTACACATCCTCCTCACCCTCCTCGTGGCTTCGGTGGCGCATTGGCTACTTCGGCGGCTCATCGACCGGCTGGCCCGGCATAACGCCACGACCAAGATCTCGTTGCCAAAGATCGCGGGTACGCTCACTCGCCGTCCGCGAGAGGAGGCGGATTCCAGCGCCCAGGCCGAAGCCCTGCGCCAGACACAGGAAGCGCGGCGCGTTACCCGCATCCGCACCCTGTCTGACGTGGCTAAATCCGCCGCGGCGATCCTCGTGTGGTCGTGGGCGGTGCTGGCGATCCTGTCCACGCTCGGCGTTAATGTTGCGCCGATCATCGCTTCTGCAGGCGTGGTGGGCGTTGCGTTGGGCTTCGGAGCGCAGTCGCTCGTCAAGGACTTCCTCTCCGGCATTTTCATGCTGTTGGAGGATCAATACGGCGTCGGCGATACCGTCGACGTCGGCAACGGCATCACCGGCGAGGTCGAGGAGGTCACCCTCCGCGTGACCACACTGCGCGACATTGATGGCACCCTGTGGTACGTGCGCAATGGGGAGATCCTGCGCGTGGGCAACTTCTCCGACGAATTCTCCATCGCGCGCATCCAGGTTCCCATCGGCCTATCGAATGACACGGACAAGGCGGCGGATGTGATCCTGGCGTCGGCGAAAAAGGCAGTGGCGGACCCCGCGATTTCGGACTTCGTCCTCGGCGATCCCACCTTCAATGGCATTACCGATGTCGCCCCCGACCACCTCAGCCTGCGCCTATCTGTGAAGACCCTCCCCGCCAAGCAATGGACCGTGCAGCGCCGCCTCCTCAGCCAGACGCTTTCCGATATGCAGGCTGCGGGGATCAGCACGCCGTACCCACACGGTATCGGCGGCTTTAAGGTGGAGCCATGA
- the ald gene encoding alanine dehydrogenase — MRIGIPQEVMNSEGRVALTPSAAGTLVADGHEVIVQQGAGLGSSFPDAEYEAAGARIVPTAEQAWGEAEMVLKVKEPLEEEFPFLREDLILFTYLHLASSREVTEALLNAGTTALAYETVTDARGGLPLLTPMSQVAGRLAVQEGAHHLMSPKGGRGVLLGGVPGTSPAKVVVLGGGQVGASAVAIAQGLRASVTVLDLDPGVLARFDDIYHGNVRTIISDQLTIESELLDADLVIGAVLVAGAKAPTLVPDSLVERMKSGAVLVDVAIDQGGCFESSRKTSHEEPTYRVGETLFYCVPNMPGAVANTSTRALTSATLPYVRAMASLGVEGAVEKHPGLAPGLMTEGGRLISEPVRAVFPDLAD, encoded by the coding sequence ATGCGCATCGGTATTCCACAAGAAGTGATGAACAGCGAGGGCCGCGTGGCCTTGACCCCCTCGGCCGCCGGCACCCTGGTGGCAGACGGGCATGAAGTCATCGTCCAGCAGGGAGCGGGGCTGGGGAGTTCCTTTCCGGATGCGGAGTATGAGGCCGCCGGGGCGCGGATCGTGCCCACGGCGGAACAGGCTTGGGGCGAGGCGGAAATGGTGCTCAAGGTGAAAGAGCCCTTGGAGGAGGAGTTTCCGTTCCTGCGCGAGGACCTCATTTTATTCACCTACCTCCACCTGGCCTCCTCCCGTGAGGTGACGGAGGCCTTGCTCAACGCCGGCACCACGGCCCTGGCCTACGAGACCGTCACCGATGCGCGTGGCGGGTTGCCCCTGCTCACGCCTATGAGCCAGGTCGCTGGTCGGCTCGCGGTGCAGGAGGGAGCGCACCACCTCATGAGCCCGAAGGGCGGGCGCGGCGTCCTGCTCGGCGGCGTGCCCGGCACATCACCGGCGAAGGTGGTCGTGCTGGGTGGCGGCCAGGTCGGGGCGTCGGCGGTCGCCATCGCCCAGGGCCTACGCGCCTCGGTGACGGTCCTCGATCTCGACCCGGGCGTACTCGCCCGCTTCGATGACATCTATCACGGCAATGTCCGCACGATCATTTCTGATCAGCTCACCATCGAATCAGAGCTTCTCGACGCCGATCTGGTTATCGGCGCCGTCCTCGTCGCCGGGGCCAAGGCCCCGACCCTCGTCCCCGACAGCCTGGTCGAGCGGATGAAGAGCGGGGCAGTGCTTGTCGACGTCGCCATCGATCAAGGTGGCTGCTTCGAATCCTCCCGCAAGACCTCCCACGAGGAGCCCACCTATCGGGTGGGGGAGACCCTGTTTTATTGCGTGCCCAACATGCCGGGCGCTGTCGCCAACACCTCGACCCGCGCGTTGACCTCGGCGACCCTGCCGTATGTCCGCGCGATGGCATCGCTGGGGGTGGAAGGGGCCGTCGAAAAGCATCCCGGCCTCGCGCCGGGCCTTATGACCGAGGGTGGACGGCTGATCAGTGAACCTGTGCGGGCGGTGTTCCCGGATCTGGCTGATTAA
- the chrA gene encoding chromate efflux transporter: MSRQRSPLLEVIGSFGLLGITAFGGPTAHLGYFREEFVARRSWLSEQAYAELVALGQFLPGPASSQVGMALGYHRAGWAGMFAAWFMFTLPSAVALGAFGIFLAQGGAEQGWITGLLAAAVAVVFHAVSGMARAMASTPVAATIAVVAGLIVVAVPGSLTQLAVIAGAGLIGLLVMREESTPGVTRGDLRPVSFRAASLALGLFTALLVAAAAVGGRAAAYFQAGSLVFGGGHVVLPLLERLTVASGWVDQAEFLAGYSAAQAVPGPLFTFASYLGAVDAGIPGAILATVAIFAPAALLMVGGMHFWGRWRHLAGVRKAFTAINAAVVGLLAAALWDPVITHGITGTASLAIAVTCWLALALWKLPPWAVAAGAAAAGAFLL; encoded by the coding sequence ATGAGCCGACAGCGCAGTCCCCTTCTCGAGGTCATTGGGAGTTTCGGCCTGCTGGGAATCACCGCCTTCGGTGGCCCGACGGCGCACCTGGGCTACTTCCGGGAAGAATTCGTCGCGCGTCGGTCATGGCTGAGCGAGCAGGCCTACGCTGAACTGGTCGCCCTGGGCCAGTTCTTACCGGGTCCAGCATCATCGCAGGTCGGAATGGCCCTGGGCTACCACCGGGCAGGTTGGGCCGGGATGTTTGCGGCCTGGTTCATGTTCACGCTCCCTTCTGCGGTGGCGCTCGGAGCGTTCGGGATCTTCCTCGCACAAGGCGGTGCTGAACAGGGGTGGATAACGGGATTGCTCGCTGCGGCCGTCGCGGTAGTTTTCCATGCGGTCAGCGGGATGGCGAGGGCGATGGCGTCGACCCCCGTGGCGGCGACGATTGCCGTGGTAGCCGGGCTCATCGTCGTTGCGGTGCCGGGGTCGCTGACGCAGCTGGCGGTCATCGCCGGAGCGGGCCTCATAGGTCTGCTGGTCATGCGCGAAGAATCCACTCCGGGTGTCACGCGGGGGGACCTGCGGCCCGTGTCGTTCCGCGCGGCCTCCCTGGCACTCGGCCTGTTCACGGCCCTGCTCGTTGCCGCTGCGGCCGTCGGCGGTCGCGCTGCCGCCTACTTCCAGGCAGGTTCGCTTGTGTTCGGCGGTGGGCACGTCGTCCTGCCACTCCTGGAGCGCCTAACCGTAGCCTCCGGGTGGGTTGACCAGGCCGAGTTCCTCGCCGGGTATTCGGCGGCGCAGGCGGTGCCGGGGCCGCTGTTTACCTTCGCGTCCTACCTCGGGGCGGTCGATGCTGGAATCCCTGGGGCGATACTCGCCACCGTCGCCATCTTCGCCCCAGCGGCGTTGCTCATGGTCGGCGGGATGCATTTTTGGGGTCGCTGGCGCCACCTAGCCGGGGTCCGCAAAGCCTTCACCGCCATTAATGCCGCGGTCGTGGGCCTGTTGGCAGCGGCACTGTGGGACCCCGTGATCACGCATGGCATCACCGGCACCGCGAGCTTGGCCATCGCCGTCACCTGCTGGCTGGCGCTGGCGTTGTGGAAGCTGCCGCCGTGGGCGGTGGCGGCCGGCGCGGCAGCGGCGGGAGCCTTTTTGCTCTAA
- a CDS encoding GntR family transcriptional regulator: MNIPSKRPPAYVMIADQLRGRIERGELLPGDRLPAERELVDEFGVARMTVRHALDILQLEGLIDRRRGRTGGTFVRGIPPVLDLTCIDGLMPQLRERGLTVTSTILEATEESASPAVACSLDLEVGEPVFRVSRLRHVDGTPMFIEISYFPAALVPGLLEEDLSESLYALLRNKWNLHPARKSETINPGIASGWEQDKLRISRNLPLLRISRVAETADGVKIEFSEDALRSDVTQIRVITDTTAASD, from the coding sequence GTGAACATCCCCTCCAAACGTCCCCCCGCGTACGTGATGATCGCAGACCAGCTTCGAGGTCGCATCGAACGCGGCGAGTTGCTGCCGGGCGATCGCCTCCCCGCAGAGCGAGAACTTGTCGACGAGTTTGGGGTGGCCCGCATGACTGTGCGCCACGCATTGGACATTCTGCAATTAGAGGGGCTCATCGACCGCCGCCGGGGGCGCACAGGTGGCACCTTCGTGCGAGGGATTCCCCCGGTCCTGGACCTCACCTGCATTGATGGCCTCATGCCTCAGCTGCGGGAGCGGGGGCTGACAGTCACCTCGACGATCTTGGAAGCCACGGAAGAATCGGCGTCGCCAGCCGTTGCCTGTTCCCTAGACCTGGAAGTGGGCGAGCCCGTCTTCCGTGTCAGCCGACTGCGCCATGTCGACGGCACGCCCATGTTCATTGAAATCTCTTATTTTCCGGCCGCGCTCGTTCCGGGTCTCCTCGAGGAGGATCTTTCCGAGTCCCTCTATGCACTCCTCCGTAACAAGTGGAATCTGCATCCGGCGCGGAAATCGGAAACCATCAATCCTGGCATCGCCTCCGGGTGGGAGCAGGATAAGCTGCGCATCTCCCGGAACCTGCCGTTGCTGCGCATCTCCCGCGTGGCCGAAACAGCAGATGGCGTCAAGATCGAGTTTTCCGAGGATGCCCTGCGCTCGGACGTCACCCAGATTCGCGTGATTACGGATACAACGGCGGCGTCGGATTAG